Below is a window of Arthrobacter sp. SLBN-112 DNA.
GACGACAGGACATTGAGCATGGTCGTCTTACCTGTACCCGTGCCGCCGGAGACGATGATGTTCAGCCTTGCGCGGACACAAGCGTGCAGGAGCTCCGCAATCTCCGGGGACATCGATCCCAATGAAATGAGATTGTTGACGGTCAGGGGTACCTGGCCAAACTTGCGGATGGTCAGGGATGATCCGCTGACAGCTAGGGGTGGGATGATGGCGTTGACGCGGGAACCATCGCTGAGGCGGGCATCCACCAGCGGCGAGGATTCGTCAATTCGCCGGCCAACCTTCGTGACGATCCGTTCTATGACCTTGCGAAGATGGTCCTCATCGTTGAACCGGGATCCGGTGAGCCCCAGCTTTCCTTGGCGTTCGACATAAATCTTGTCCGGGCCATTGACCATGATCTCGGTAATATCGCCGTCCTTGAGGAATTTCTCGAGGGGGCCGAGCCCCAGGACGTCGTCGATGATCTCCTGAACCAGGCGGTTACGCTCGCTGAGCGTCAGCGGGATGTCTTCCTCTTCGATGATCTTTTTCAGCTCATCCTTGACGTACTGCTGCAGTTCGGCGTCGTCCATGGACGAGTCCGTGATCCGGCTGCCCATGCGCTCATATAAGGCAACGCCGGCGCGGTCCTTGACGGCGCTAAGGGCTTCATTGGGTTCGCTGGCGTAGCTTGGCGAGGCTAACGAGTCGGCGGCCGGTGCCACGTTCGGATGCCAAGGGCCCGCGGGTGACGAAACGGGACCACCGTTCTTTGCTTCGTCGTTTCCCCGTGCTGCTTCTAACCTTCGTGCCAAAGTCACTGGACTACCGCCCTTCTGTGCAGTTTCTTGTGCTGTTTTTCCTTCCAATCAGGCTTAAGACGCTCTACTAACTGGCCCAAGCCACGCGCTGCTCCATCACGACTACCGTCTTGCAGGAGTGGCACGCCTTTGTTAGTTGAGAAGGGGACGGCTCGTGAGCGGGGTAGAACAACGTCCACCGGGCACCCGATCGTGGCTTCAACGTCCTGTACCGTCAAGCCGCTCCTGCGGTCCGCAAAATTAAGCACGACGTGGCGGTTCTCCGGTACAAGGCCCAACTCGTCGAGGATCCGAAAACCGGTTCGCAGGCCCCTGATACTGGGAATATCCATGCCGCAGACCCACACTGCATCGGTAGCACGATCCAACGTTGCGAGTACGTGCTCGCCCAAACCAGGAGCGGTGTCGATAACGACGTATTGAAACTCGCTGGCCAGTTGCGAGATGAGGTGTCCCACCTGATCTCCGGTGATTTGATCGGCCTGGGCCGGGTTCAGGGGTGCGCAGAGAGCATAGATGCCCGATGGATGCAGAGTCAGGTATGACTTCAGCACCATGCTGTCCTGGACCGCCGCGCCGGTGACCGCATCAGCCAAAGTGCGCTCCGGTTCCAGCATCAGGCCGGACGCAACATCACCGAATTGCAGGTCCAGGTCAACCACCACGACGCCGGTCGGGGCAATTTTGCCCAAGCCCACGGCCAAGTTGGTGGTCACCGTGGTTTTGCCCACTCCGCCCTTGGGGGACATGACAGCGACGATGCGTCTGCCTGTAGGTGCCTCGGTGACAGATGCTCCCAGTCCCCGACGACGTCCTGCGGATGCCAGGCTGGCCCTTTCCAACATCGCCCGGATCTCATCGACTGCGGCCTCTGGACTAAGCAGGTCACGAATGCCGGCGCGCATGGCGGGCAAGGCAACGTCGGATCCACCCCTGGTTACCAGGACTACGCTGATCTCCGGGAATTGGAGATCAAACAGACTCGCCAGTCGGATCGCGTCGTCCGTTGGAAGCCCGGGTCCGAGAAGGATCACTTCTGCGGGGTCCCCGTTGATGGCGCGAAGGATATCGTCCGGACTCGGCGGCAGATAGTCTGCCTGGAGTGTTTGGAGTGTGCCGTGAAGTCCGCTCGTAGCCTGCTTCGTTTTTTGAACGAAGGCGCTGTCCGGTGTGATCAAAACAAACCTGCTCATTTGATCAGCTCGGCTTTCTTGATAATGCTCGCGGCACTTTCAGTGGCTGATGCCGGTTCTTTCGTCAGCCACAGTTTTCCGAACTCGGCTGCGAAGGCGATCTTCTGAGAGTCGGTATCGTTCCGGGCGAACGTAACCAGTAATTGGCCCGTTGGCAGCTGCGTGTTTGCTTGCTCAGAGGAGGCCCCTTGAGTGCCGGCGGAGCCTTGGGCCGCAGCCCTCTGGACGCTGGTAACAAGAACCTTGTGGAAGATCTGCTGCGCGGTCCCACCGTCTGCGTTGTCACCGGCGAACAAGGCGACGACGCCAACAGTGTCGCCCGCTGCGAGTCGTCCGCCGACCACCCGCTGCGCGTCGAGCTGTACCGATATCTCCTGCATGCCGGCGGGGACGGGGACGGATCCTGGAGCTGCCAGGCTTGTCGGGTCAACGAGACGGACCCCCAGGAGGGGTTCTCCCGGTACCAGATCTGCCGATGCGACTTTGCCGTCGAGACCGTCGAGGCTTTTCAAAGCTCCGTTTGG
It encodes the following:
- a CDS encoding CpaF family protein, producing the protein MAPAADSLASPSYASEPNEALSAVKDRAGVALYERMGSRITDSSMDDAELQQYVKDELKKIIEEEDIPLTLSERNRLVQEIIDDVLGLGPLEKFLKDGDITEIMVNGPDKIYVERQGKLGLTGSRFNDEDHLRKVIERIVTKVGRRIDESSPLVDARLSDGSRVNAIIPPLAVSGSSLTIRKFGQVPLTVNNLISLGSMSPEIAELLHACVRARLNIIVSGGTGTGKTTMLNVLSSFLPSDERIVTIEDAVELQLQQDHVVRLESRPQNIEGKGEITIRDLVRNALRMRPDRIVIGEVRGGESLDMLQAMNTGHDGSISTVHANSPRDAISRLETLVLMAGMDLPLRAIREQIASAVNLIVHISRLRDGSRRITHVTEVQGMEGDIVTLQDAFVFDYSAGVDANGKFLGRPVPTGVRPRFVDHFAELGISLSPAVFGSSPVGGGFR
- a CDS encoding AAA family ATPase, whose protein sequence is MSRFVLITPDSAFVQKTKQATSGLHGTLQTLQADYLPPSPDDILRAINGDPAEVILLGPGLPTDDAIRLASLFDLQFPEISVVLVTRGGSDVALPAMRAGIRDLLSPEAAVDEIRAMLERASLASAGRRRGLGASVTEAPTGRRIVAVMSPKGGVGKTTVTTNLAVGLGKIAPTGVVVVDLDLQFGDVASGLMLEPERTLADAVTGAAVQDSMVLKSYLTLHPSGIYALCAPLNPAQADQITGDQVGHLISQLASEFQYVVIDTAPGLGEHVLATLDRATDAVWVCGMDIPSIRGLRTGFRILDELGLVPENRHVVLNFADRRSGLTVQDVEATIGCPVDVVLPRSRAVPFSTNKGVPLLQDGSRDGAARGLGQLVERLKPDWKEKQHKKLHRRAVVQ
- the cpaB gene encoding Flp pilus assembly protein CpaB, with translation MKTRLLGGIVALVLAVVGTLLLVSYVQGSEARAQADLQPIDVLVVDKQIPQGSTLDQIKSAVKLTSLPSASVPNGALKSLDGLDGKVASADLVPGEPLLGVRLVDPTSLAAPGSVPVPAGMQEISVQLDAQRVVGGRLAAGDTVGVVALFAGDNADGGTAQQIFHKVLVTSVQRAAAQGSAGTQGASSEQANTQLPTGQLLVTFARNDTDSQKIAFAAEFGKLWLTKEPASATESAASIIKKAELIK